The following proteins are co-located in the Onychomys torridus chromosome 6, mOncTor1.1, whole genome shotgun sequence genome:
- the Map9 gene encoding microtubule-associated protein 9 produces MSDEIFSTTLAYTKSPKATKRTSFQDELIRAITARSARQRSSEYSDDFDSDEIVSLGEFSDTSTDESLVRKKMNDFHISDDEEKNSPRLSFLKTKKVNSDISKDEPESVTQNSEDISPDVHEDRIGNSFSESQNDDQEVGKEIITIKPKPRILPIKGNTSSGEDSSRHEADGHIKPSPRPRSMKKSSPTEEGDRPGDDKGRSPSEDSAPTPSLPRQNGTELETEEKVHSENLDLEDSLLQSLTSSLLKESPGNCTSPGSQEKASIKDHDGEPTEIWDSLISNENEENPVLVNYVTPELEQPKAGLPKAATDDTEEEKEKAAFTDDDFTTDPLLSTSPSVITPTETAEPTKKSNEDRNMKNKKSTTNRISSASGRLMTSEFLKKSGPTRRSPSAAASSHYLGSLKVLDKKPSRKQSLEPDKADHIRAAVYQEWLEKKNVYLHEMHRIKRIESENLRIQNEQKRAAKREEALASFEAWKAMKEKEAKKIAAKKRLEEKNKKKTEEENAVRKGEALQAFEKWKEKKLEYLKEKTRKEKEYERAKKQKEEETVAEKKKDSLTAFEKWSEKKEALLKQKEKEKINERRKEELKRAEKKDKDKQAISEYEKWLEKKERQERIERKQKKRHSFLESEIHPPWSPPSRTLPSKVF; encoded by the exons ATGTCCGATGAAATCTTCAGCACAACTTTGGCATATACCAAGAGTCCAAAAGCTACCAAGAGAACTTCATTTCAG GATGAGCTGATCAGAGCAATTACAGCCCGGTCAGCCAGGCAGAGGAGTTCTGAATACTCAGACGACTTTGACAGTGACGAGATTG tttctttaggTGAATTTTCAGATACCTCAACTGATGAAAGTCTAGTTAGAAAAAAGATGAATGATTTTCATATATCTGACGATGAGGAAAAGAATTCTCCAAGACTGTCTTTTTTGAAAACCAAGAAAGTAAACAGTGATATATCCAAAGATGAGCCGGAATCTGTCACACAGAACAGTGAAGACATATCACCTGATGTTCATGAAGATAGGATTGGAAATTCCTTTTCTGAATCTCAAAATGATGATCAAGAAGTTGGAAAAGAGATCATTACAATAAAGCCTAAACCCAGAATTCTTCCCATCAAAGGAAATACATCTTCAG ggGAAGACAGCAGCAGGCATGAAGCGGATGGCCACATTAAGCCTTCCCCTCGGCCAAGGAGCATGAAAAAGAGCAGCCCCACGGAGGAGGGAGACAGACCAGGGGATGATAAAGGACGCTCCCCGAGTGAAGACTCTGCTCCCACGCCTTCCCTTCCAAGGCAGAATGGCACGGAGTTGGAAACTGAGGAAAAAGTACACTCTGAGAACCTTGATCTTGAG gACTCGCTCTTACAAAGTCTGACCTCGTCATTGCTCAAAGAAAGCCCTGGAAATTGCACTTCACCAGGATCTCAGGAAAAAGCATCCATAAAAG ATCATGATGGAGAACCGACTGAAATCTGGGATTCCTTGatatcaaatgaaaatgaagaaaatccgGTTTTGGTAAACTATGTTACTCCTGAACTTGAGCAGCCCAAGGCAGGTCTCCCCAAGGCGGCTACAGAtgacactgaagaagaaaaagagaaagctgcATTTACTGATGATGACTTCACTACTGACCCACTGCTCTCCACGTCCCCGAGTGTCATAACACCCACTGAGACAGCAGAGCCAACCAAG AAATCAAATGAAGACCGAAACATGAAGAATAAAAAGTCAACGACTAATAGAATATCCAGTGCCTCTGGCAG GCTTATGACCTCtgagtttttaaagaaatctgGCCCCACAAGGAGAAGTCCATCTGCAGCTGCCTCTTCCCACTATTTAGGGTCTTTGAAAGTCTTGGACAAGAAGCCATCACGGAAGCAGAGCCTGGAGCCAGATAAAGCTGATCACATCAGGGCAGCTGTTTATCAG gagtggttagaaaagaaaaatgtgtatttacaTGAAATGCACAGAATAAAAAGAATTGAAAGTGAAAACTTAAGGATCCAAAATGAACAG aaAAGAGCTGCTAAGAGAGAGGAAGCATTAGCATCATTTGAGGCCTGGAAGGctatgaaagaaaaggaagcaaagaaaatagCTGCAAAAAAGAGGCTGgaggaaaagaacaagaagaaaacagaagaagagaaTGCCGTGAGGAAAGGCGAGGCCCTGCAG GCatttgaaaaatggaaagaaaaaaagctggaATACCTGAAAGAGAAgaccaggaaggagaaagaatatgaaagagcaaagaaacagaaagaagaagaaacagtcgctgagaaaaagaaagacagtctAACTGCTTTTGAGAAATG GAGTGAAAAAAAGGAAGCCCTTCTcaagcaaaaggaaaaggagaaaataaacgagagaagaaaggaagagctgaagagagcggagaagaaagacaaagacaagcAAGCCATCAGTGAATACGAAAAGTGGCTG